The Tenebrio molitor chromosome 5, icTenMoli1.1, whole genome shotgun sequence genome has a segment encoding these proteins:
- the Gcn5 gene encoding histone acetyltransferase KAT2A, giving the protein MTEQNQFNSSNNTNHNMERTETPAVLVNKCQIPNQGQTAGLNKAPQASRQTNLQRIQQKKQAVLAFPYNKKLLKLAIYSKCQSENCNCTGWKRTEVTIQEPTFSDPCKCEHTLEAHISHLRNKNEDELNRLLRMVVDIDNMGTAMSREENVETKKVYTYLFHLLRKCILTLDNPVVESSLGQPPFEKPCIHKAITNLLVYKFSHLAQQEWKTMCEVARILLHCLNTWEFPSPGSQKHIVNQEEATIYKMEHTRWLVFCNVPTFCDSLKHYDTTMVFGRTLLRAVFKYMRKQIMDQFNRERDKMPQERRVMLLTHFPPFLNQLDEEIYAHESPIWDPEFKQGPSVHFQPLLDSGRVKSNTSIGKRGPSDLEKTGMSDKDSSPLTSKTSKASETPGREIKRKRLAQDEQFEDIAMDTVAQIIATIDDPNYMTGPDLIFSENAPATDEAPKLEEKRKVIEMHVIGNSLTETVSKETMLWFIGLQNVFSHQLPRMPIEYITQLLFDPKHRTIALIKENRPIGGICFRPFETQGFTEIVFCAVTFSEQIKGYGTHLMNHLKDYHIRKGILHFLTFADENAIGYFERQGFSKDIKLNRAIYQGYIKDYEGATLMHCELNPKIIYTEFTSVVRRQKKFVKQLIYQQQRNVSKIHPGLTFFKEGVKSIPVESIPGLQETGWKPAARATRGAQQLEESQDIEILAEMLKNVLAAVKCHEDSWPFRLPVDKNEVPDYYDHIKYPMDLKTMADRLKSRYYVSRRLFIADMMRIFRNCKIYNSPETEYYQCAVNLQQYFQTKMKEVGLWDK; this is encoded by the exons ATGACAGAGCAAAATCAATTCAATAGCAGTAATAACACTAACCACAACATGGAACGCACAGAAACACCAGCCGTATTggttaataaatgtcaaatcCCAAACCAGGGACAAACTGCTGGACTAAATAAAGCTCCACAAGCATCTCGACAAACAAATCTGCAgaggatacaacaaaaaaaacaagcCGTTTTGGCATTTccctataataaaaaattactcaAGCTAGCGATATACTCAAAATGTcag AGTGAAAATTGCAATTGTACAGGATGGAAAAGAACTGAAGTAACAATTCAAGAACCGACTTTTTCCGATCCTTGTAAATGTGAACACACCTTAG AGGCGCACATTTCACACTTACGCAATAAGAATGAAGACGAGTTGAATCGTCTTTTAAGAATGGTAGTTGACATTGATAATATGGGTACTGCAATGAGTAGAGAAGAGAATGTGGAAACAAAGAAAGTTTACACCTATTTATTTCAT TTAttaagaaaatgtattttaactCTGGACAATCCAGTAGTTGAAAGCTCTCTAGGTCAGCCTCCATTTGAAAAGCCGTGTATTCACAAGGCAATCACAAATTTGTTGGTATATAAATTTTCCCATTTGGCACAGCAAGAATGGAAAACTATGTGTGAAGTAGCCCGAATTCTTCTTCACTGTTTAAACACTTGGGAGTTTCCGTCTCCCGGCAGTCAAAAACATATTGTAAATCAAGAAGAAGCCACAATTTACAAGATGGAACACACACGGTGGCTGGTATTTTGCAATGTGCCCACGTTTTGTGATTCCCTCAAGCATTATGATACAACGATGGTGTTTGGACGCACATTATTGCGTGCCGTTTTTAAATACATGAGAAAACAAATAATGGACCAGTTCAACAGAGAAAGAGATAAAATGCCCCAAGAACGACGTGTGATGCTGTTAACTCACTTCCCaccttttttaaatcaattagaTGAAGAAATTTATGCACACGAGTCTCCAATATGGGATCCCGAATTTAAACAAGGTCCGTCCGTTCATTTTCAGCCGTTGTTGGATTCTGGAAGAGTGAAAT CAAACACTTCAATAGGTAAAAGAGGTCCTAGTGACTTAGAAAAAACAGGTATGAGCGACAAAGACAGTAGCCCGCTTACGTCAAAAACTAGTAAAGCCAGTGAGACTCCCGGAAGAGAAATTAAAAGGAAAAGATTAGCACAAGATGAGCAGTTTGAGGATATCGCAATGGACACAGTGGCGCAAATAATTGCCACCATTGATGATCCAAATTATATGACGGGACCCGAT CTAATATTTTCTGAAAACGCTCCAGCTACAGACGAGGCCccaaaattagaagaaaaacGAAAAGTCATTGAAATGCACGTGATTGGAAACAGTTTAACTGAAACAGTATCAAAAGAAACGATGCTTTGGTTTATTGgattacaaaatgttttttctcatCAATTGCCAAGAATGCCGATTGAATACATCACTCAATTACTTTTTGATCC GAAACATCGGACCATCGCCTTGATTAAAGAAAATCGACCGATCGGAGGAATATGTTTTAGACCTTTTGAAACACAAGGTTTCACGGAAATTGTGTTCTGTGCGGTTACGTTTAGCGAACAAATCAAAGGATACGGCACACATTTAATGAATCATCTCAAAGATTACCATATTCGAAAGGGGATTTTGCATTTTCTAACTTTCGCAGATGAGAACGCTATCG GGTACTTTGAACGGCAAGGTTTTTCAAAGGACATTAAACTAAACAGAGCGATTTATCAAGGTTATATTAAGGATTACGAGGGAGCCACTCTGATGCATTGTGAACTGAATCCAAAGATCATTTACACGGAATTCACTTCCGTGGTTAGAAGACAAAAGAAATTTGTCAAGCAGTTAATTTACCAACAACAAagaaatgtttcaaaaatacATCCAGGTCTAACCTTCTTCAAGGAGG GTGTCAAAAGTATTCCAGTGGAATCAATTCCTGGCCTGCAGGAAACAGGCTGGAAACCTGCCGCCCGAGCAACCAGAGGAGCGCAGCAGTTGGAAGAATCTCAAGATATTGAAATTCTGGCTGAGATGTTGAAAAACGTTTTGGCCGCTGTAAAATGTCACGAGGACTCGTGGCCTTTTAGATTGCCTGTGGACAAAAATGAAGTGCCGGACTATTATGATCACATCAAATACCCAATGG ACTTGAAAACGATGGCCGATCGATTGAAGTCACGCTATTACGTGTCTAGAAGATTGTTTATTGCAGACATGATGAGGATTTTTAGAAATTGTAAGATATACAATTCCCCAGAAACGGAATATTATCAATGTGCTGTAAATTTACAACAGTATTTTCAAACGAAGATGAAAGAGGTTGGGTTGTGGGATAAATAA